Within the Pseudomonas fulva genome, the region CATGGCCATCAGCAGCACGGCGGCGCTCGGATCGCCGGCCATCTCGCCGCAGATGCTCACCGGTTTGCCTTCGGCATGGGCGTCCTCGACCACCTTGGTCAGCGCCTGCAGCACGGCCGGGTGGAGGAAATCGTAGAGGTCGGCGACCCGCGGGTTGTTGCGGTCCACCGCCAGCAGGTACTGGGTCAGGTCATTGGAGCCGACCGACAGGAAGTCCACCTGGCGAGCCAGGTCGCGGGTCTGGTAGACCGCGGCAGGAATCTCGATCATCACCCCGATCGGCGGCAGCGGCACGTCGGTGCCTTCGTCGCGCACCTCGCCCCAGGCGCGGTGAATCAGGTGCAGGGATTCCTCCAGCTCCTGGATGCCGGAAATCATCGGCAGCAGGATGCGCAGGTTGTTCAGGCCCTCGCTGGCCTTGAGCATGGCGCGCACCTGCACCAGGAAGATTTCCGGGTGGTCGAGGGTCACGCGGATGCCGCGCCAGCCCAGGAAGGGGTTCTCTTCCTTGATCGGGAAGTAGCTCAGCCCCTTGTCGCCGCCGACGTCCAGGGTACGCATGGTCACCGGCAGCGGATGGAAGGCGGTCAGCTGTTCGCGGTAGATGGCCAGCTGTTCCTTCTCGCTGGGAAAGCGATCCTTGATCATGAACGGCACTTCGGTGCGGTACAGGCCAACGCCCTCGGCACCGCGCTCCTGGGCGCGCACCACATCGGCGAGCAGGCCGGTGTTGACCCACAGCGGCATCTGATGGCCGTCGAGCGTCTCGCAAGGCAGCGCGCGCAGGGCGTCGAGGCCCTTGGTGAGCTGGCGATCCTCCTCGACCACATCGGCGTACTGCTTGCGCAGGATCTCGCTGGGGTTGGTGAACACCTCGCCGTGGTAGCCGTCGACGATCAGCTGGATGCCGTCGATCTTCGAGTACGGCAGCTCAACCGCGCCCATGACCGTGGGAATCCCCATGGCCCGGGCGAAGATCGCCACGTGGGAGTTGCCCGAGCCCTGCACCGACACCAGGCCGACCAGCTTGCCTTCCGGCACTTCACCGAGCATGGCCGGCGACAGTTCCTCGGCGACCAGGATGCAGTTGTCCGGGTACACCAGGGTCTGCTGGCGGGCCTGCTGCAGGTAGGCGAGCAGGCGACGGCCCAGGTCGCGGACGTCCGAGGCGCGCTCGCGCAGGTAGGCGTCGTCCATCAGTTCGAAACGGTTGATGTGCTCGCTGACCACGTGGCGTAGGGCGCCCTGGGCCCACTGGCCGGTCTTGATGACGTTGACCACCTCGTTACCGAGGGCCGCGTCTTCGAGCATCATCTGGTAGACGTCGAACAGCGCGCGCTCTTCCGGGCGCAGCTGGGTGGCCATGCGCTCGGAGAGGTTGCGCATGTCGGCACGCACGCCCTCCAGGGCGTTCTGGAACAGTTTCAGCTCGGCATCGATGTCGTCGATGCTCTTGTCCGGCACCACTTCCAGGTCGGCCGGCGGCAGCACCACCACAGCGGTACCGACCGCCGCACCGGGCGAGCCCGGCACGCCGACGAACTTGGCCTCCTGAATGCCCTTGCCCTGCTTGCCCAGGCCACGGATCGAACCGGTAGCCTCGGCGTGGGCGATCACCCCGGCGAGCTGGGCGCTCATGGTGACCAGGAAGGCTTCTTCGCCTTCGTCGAACTGGCGGCGCTCCTTCTGCTGCACCACGAGCACGCCCATCACCCGCCGGTGGTGGATGATCGGTGAACCGAGGAAGGAGGCGTAGCGTTCTTCGCCGGTCTCGGCGAAGTAGCGGTAACGGGGATGTTCGGAGGCGTTTTCAAGGTTCAGCGGCTCTTCGCGGGTGCCGACCAGGCCGACCAGGCCCTCGTTCGGCGCCATGCTGACCTTGCCGATCGAGCGCTTGTTGAGGCCGTCGGTGGCCATCAGCACGAAGCGGTTGGTCTCCGGGTCGAGCAGGTAGACCGAGCACACCTGGGTGCCCATGGTCTCCTTGACGCGCTGCACGATGATGCCCAGCGCCGCCTTGAGATCCTTGGCGGCATTCACTTCCTGGACGATCTTGCGCAGCGTGTTGAGCATGCTGACCTGCCTAATCCCGTGCCAACAGGCGCGGTGCGAGTTCCTTGAGTGCGCGACGGTAGACTTCGCGCTTGAATGTAACCACCTGCCCCAACGGGTACCAGTAACTGACCCAGCGCCAGCCGTCGAACTCCGGCTTGCCGGTCAGGTCCATACGCACCCGTTGCTCGTCGGAGGTCAGGCGCAGCAGGAACCACTTCTGTTTCTGGCCGATGCACAGCGGCTGGCTGTGCGTGCGCACCAGGCGCTGCGGCAGACGATACCTCAACCAGCCCCGGGTGCAGGCGAGAATTTTCACGTCCTGCTCTTCCAGGCCCACTTCTTCGTTCAGTTCGCGGTACAACGCTTCTTCCGGCGACTCGCGGTCATTGATACCGCCTTGCGGGAACTGCCAGGCATCCTGGTTAATTCGACGCGCCCAAAGCACCTGGCCGACATCATTGGTGAGAATGATGCCGACGTTGGGGCGAAAACCATCAGGATCGATCACGGCACACAACCTCGTAAACGCATGTCTCCGCATTGTTCCACAAAGCTCGCGACAGCGGCAACGCGCTCGGGCGGGACTGCACGGCGGCCCGTCGCGCGGTTTTCCCCGGGCCGGCAAAGCCGCTATTCTGGCCGCCTCCATGGCCCTGTATGAAGAGGTGATGCTGTGCGTTTGGCTTTATTCGATCTCGACAATACCCTGCTTGGCGGCGACAGCGACCATGCCTGGGGCGACTGGCTGTGCGAGCGGGGGATTCTCGATGGCGCCACCTACAAGGCGCGCAACGATGCCTTCTATCAGGACTACCTGGCCGGGCGCCTGAACATCACCGACTACCTGAACTTCACCCTGGCCATCTTCGGTCGCACCGAGATGGCCCAACTCGATGCCTGGCACCGCGAGTTCATGGCCGAATGCATCGAGCCGATCATCCTGCCCAAGGCCCTGGCGCTGCTCGACAGGCACCGCGCCGCTGGCGACAAGCTGGTGATCATCACCGCCACCAACCGCTTCGTCACCGCCCCCATCGCCGCACGCCTGGGCGTCGACACCCTGCTGGCCACCGAATGCGAGATGGTCGACGGCCGCTACACCGGGCGCACCACCGACGTGCCGTGCTTCAAGGAAGGCAAGGTCACCCGCCTCAACCGCTGGATGCAGGAGAACGGCTTCGACCTGGACGGCTCGACCTTCTACAGCGACTCGATGAACGACCTGCCGCTGCTCGAGCAGGTCAGCTATCCGGTGGCCGTCGACCCGGATCCCAAGCTGATGGCCGAGGCGGAGGATCGCAACTGGCCGATCATGTCGCTGCGCTGAGATTTATCGCGCAAAAAAGAAGCCGGCGCACAGGGCGCCGGCTTTTTTTTGCATCCGCACCATGCATTTACAGGTGCTTGGCCTTGCTGGCCACCGAGGTCGGCACCACCTCGGGCATGGCCGAAGAGTGGTGGTTGAGGATCTTCCACTGTCCGTCCACCAGGGTGTAGACGAAGGTGTAGCGCGCCTGCACGTCGGACTTCTCGCCGGCGGCATCGGTCAGGTGGAAGGTATAGACGCCGCTGTCCAGGGCGGTGGTCGGGCTCAGGCGACGGATTTCCCGGTAGTTGATCTCGCCGACCGGCTTGAGCGCCAGGAAGTGCTCGAAGTAGTCGCGGATTTCCGCCGAGTTGGCGCGCACCCGGTTGGACACCGTCGGCTGCAGCACGGCATCGGCGCTGTACAGGCTCACCACCTTGGCCACGTCACCGCTCTGCAGCGCCTGGTTCCACTGATCGAACAACCCGGCCACTTCACGATCGGCCGCTTCGGCCGGCGCCGTCGCCAGGCTGTCGTAGCGATAGGGTTTTTGCTCGGGAGCGGCCAGCAGCGGGGTACTGGCGCAGAACAGCAGGGCGGCGGCGATGGCGTGCATTTTCATGATCGTTTCCTGTTTTTGGTTGACGAGGCCACTGTGCCCGGCGCTGTCAGCGCCGCCATCGGCTGGTTGGCGACATCGGCGTATGCCGATCGGCAGATGGGCGAGCAGCGGGCAGAGTCGATTTAATGGGATCATTGCCACCTGATCCGCGCCGCTTGCGCTGGAGAGCCCCATGCACAATGACGACAGCAGTGCCCTGGCCTTGCGCAGCCAGTATCGACAGTGGGAAAGCCGGGCGGCGCGCCTGAGCCTGCTGGTCGATACCGGCCGCCAACTGGGCGCGCTGCCACCCAGGGAGATGGGCCTGCGCGTGCTGCAACGCGCCTGCGCGTTCTGCGCCCTGGACAGCGGCATGGTGGTCTGCGAACTGGCCGGCGAGCACCAGGTGCTGGCCAGCCACGGCGCCCTTTCCAGCGAGCAGCAGGTGGCGCTGCTGGCGCTGAGCGACAGCGCCACGCCCCAGGCCCAGTGCCTGCCCATCGACCAGGGCGGGCTGCAGCTGGTCATTCGCCTGCCCCTGGCCACGGCCCAGGGCCACAGCTTTGGCAGCGTGCTGCTGGCCAGCGCGGTGCGGATCAACCCGCCGGACGACGAAGACCTCGAGTCCCTGCAACTGCTCGCCACTCTGTTCGCCGCGCACCTGGAAACCCAGCGCCTGCATGGCGATCTGCTCGCCCGCGAGCGCACCATGTCGGAACTGGTGCACCGCCTGCTCAATGCCCAGGAAGACGAGCGCCGGCGCGTGGCCTACGACCTGCATGACGGCCTCGCCCAGACCCTGGCCGGGTTGCACCAGCGCCTGCAGGGTTTCGCCAGCCAGTGCAGCGTGCTGCCCGATGCCCAGCAGCGGGAGCTGGGCACCATTCTCGACCTGGCCCAGCGCTGCGTGCGCGAGGGCCGCCAGGCCATCAACGGCCTGCGCCCCCAGCTGCTCGATGACTTCGGCCTGCTCCACGCCCTCGACAAGGAAGCCGACCGCCTGCGTGACGCGGGCCACCGGGTGCAGTGGCTGCAACGCAGCGATGCACGGCTGCCGGCCCACGTGGAAATCACCCTGTTTCGCATCGCCCAGGAAGGCATCAACAATATCCTCAAGCATGCCGGCCCCTGCAGCGTGCGCATCGGCCTGAGCAGCAGCGAAGCGGGCGCGATACTGCACATCGAGGATGACGGCCAGGGTTTCGAGGCACCGAGCCACAGGCCGATCACCGGCAACAGCGGCCTGGGCCTGGCCGCCATGGGCGAACGCGCCAGCCTGCTGGGCGGCCGCCTGCAGTGCCAGAGCGCGCCAGGGCGCGGCACCCGGTTGCTGGCCCAGGTGCCCCACGCCGAGGAGATCGCCCCATGACGACGCCCCTGCGCCTGGTACTGGCCGATGACCACGAGGTGACCCGCGCCGGCTTCGTGGCCATGCTCGGCGGCTGCGACGAATTCGCGGTGGTCGGCCAGGCCGCCGACGGCGACAGCGCGCTGCAGCTGTGCGAGCGCCTGCAGCCGGATATCGCCATCCTCGACATTCGCATGCCCGGCCTCAACGGCCTGGGCGCCGCGCGCCTGCTGCAACAGCGCATGCCGCAGCTGAAGGTGGTGATGTTCACCATGTACGACAGCCCCGAACACCTGGAGGCTGCCATCGGCGCGGGCGCCGTGGGCTACCTGCTCAAGGATGCCACCCGTGACGAGGTGATCGCCGCGCTGCGCCGGGTTGCCGCCGGGGAGGAGGCGCTGAACAGCGCCGTCAGCGCACGCCTGCTCAGGCGCATCGCCGACCGCAGCAACGCCGGCACGCCGCCCACCGACACCCTCACCAACCGCGAGCGGCAGGTACTGGGCCTGGTGGCGGGCGGCTTCAGCAATCGCGAGATCGGCGAGAAGCTGGGCATCAGCGCCGGCACCGTGAAGACCCATGTGGAGCGAGTGATCGCCAAGCTCGGCGTGGCCGACCGCACCCAGGCGGCGGTGCGCGGCATCGCCCTGGGCCTGGTCGCCCAGCCGGCGGCCGACTGGCCGGGCGCCGCGCCATGATGCGGCGTATCGACAACGCCTGGGCGGACCTGCCGCTGCGCGGCAAGGCCTTGGTCGGCATCTCGCTGCCGCTGGTGATCCTGCTGATCTCCCTGGTGCTGATCTACATCACCGAGCGGCAGACCGCCGAAGCCGAAGAGGACGTGCGCCGGGTGCTGCAGGTCCAGGGCGATATCCAGGCCGTGCAGACCCTGCTGGCCGAGGGCGCGGCCAGCGTGCGCGGCTACCTGCTGACGCGCAGCGACGACTTTCTGCCCGCTTACCAGCAGACCGAGCCGCGCATCGAGGCGGCCCTGGCGCGCCTGGACGCCAATATCCGTGATGCCGAGGTGCGCCAGCGCCTGGAACGCATCCGCCCGCTGATCAGCAACCAGCTCCACGGCCTGGATGTGCTGCGCAACGTCGACCTGCGCCAGGATCAGGAGCAGATCGCCGCCGTGCTCGACGAAAGCAAGCGCATGCTCGATACCCTGCGCAACCAGATCGACGCCATGCGCGTGCGCGAAGACGCCCTGCTCGCCGACCGCACCGCCAATGCCGCGGACAACCGCCAGCGCATGCTGCTGGCCACCCTGCTGGCCGCCGGCTGCGGCCTGTTCGGCGCGATCGTCGCGGTGCTGCTGCTCTCCAGCGGTATCGTCAGCCGCGTGCAGCGGGTGCAGCGCAGCGCCCGCCACCTGGCGCTCGGCAACCCGCTGGAGCCGCGGCACCACGAGCGCGACGAGATCGGCCGCCTGGGCGCCAGCCTGGAGGAGGCCAGCCAGCTGCTGGCCCAGCGCGAACGTGCCCTGCGCGACAACGAGGAGCGCCTGCGCCTGATCATCGAGGGCGTGCGCGACTACGGCATCTTCGCCCTCGACCCGCAAGGCCACGTCACCACCTGGAACGCCGGGGCCGAGCGGATCAAGGGCTACAGCGAAACCGAGATCATCGGCCGCCACTTCTCGCTGTTCTACCCACCCGAGCAGCGCCCGCACCACCCGCTGTATGCGCTGCAGGTCGCCGCCGAAAAGGGCCGCTACGAGGAAGAAGCCTGGCGCCAGCGCCGCGACGGCTCGCGTTTCTGGGCCAGCGTGGTGATCACCGCCCAGCACGATGCCAGCGGCACGCTGCGCGGCTTTTCCAAGGTCACCCGCGACATCACCGACCGCCGCGCTGCCGATATCGCCCTGCGCGCCGCCCGCGAGGAAGCCGAGAACGCCAGCCAGGCCAAGAGCGAGTTCCTGTCGCGCATGAGCCACGAGCTGCGCACCCCGCTCAACTCGATCCTCGGCTTCGCCCAGCTGCTCGACCTGGAATCGCCCAGGCCCCAGGTCACCCATATCCTACGCGCCGGCCAGCACCTGCTCACGCTGATCAACGAAGTGCTCGACATCGCCCGTATCGAGGCCGGCCGGCTGCCCATGAGCCCGGAAGCCATCGACCTGCACGGCGTGGTGCACGAGGCCATGACGCTGATCTCGCCGCTGGCCGACGAGGCCGGCATCCGCCTGTGCCCCCTGCCGCCGAGCACCGCGGCGGTTGGCGTGATGGCCGACCGGCAGCGGCTGATCCAGGTGCTGCTCAACCTGCTGTCCAACGCGGTGAAGTACAACCGCCCCGGCGGCGAGGTGCACCTGGACATCGAGGTGCAGGGCGAGCGCCTGGCCCTGGCGGTCAATGACAGCGGCGCGGGCATCGCCCCGGCGGACCTGCAGCGGTTGTTCCGCCCCTTCGAGCGCCTCGGCGCCGACCAGCACAGCGAAGGTACCGGCCTCGGTCTGGCCCTGAGCCGCAACCTGCTGCAGGCCATGGACGGCACACTGGAGGTGATCAGCGTGGTCGGCAGCGGCAGCCGTTTCGTGCTGACGCTGCCGACGGCGCAGGTCGAGCCCCAGGCCAGCCACGACGACCCCTGGCGCCCTGCGCCCTTGCCGGCACCGCTGAACACGCTGGAAAGCGGCAGCCTGAAACGCGTGCTGTGCATCGAGGACAACCTGTCCAGCCAGGCATTGATCGAAACCCTGTTGCAGCGCCGGCCGGGCGTGCAGTTGCTGTCGAGCATGCAGGGCCAGCTCGGCCTCGACCTGGCGCGCCAGCACCTGCCACGGGTGATCCTGCTGGACATCAACCTGCCGGATATGACCGGCATCGACGTGCTCAAGCGCCTGCGCGCCGACCCGCTGACCGCCGCCATCGCCGTGCTGATGATCACCGCCGACGCCAGCACCGCGGCCAGGCGCGCCATGCAGCAGGCCGGCGCCACGGCGATCCTCACCAAGCCCATTCACGTGCCGACCTTTCTGGCCTTTCTCGACCAGCACCTGCCGGAGCCCCCATGAGCGACGACTACCGCATCCTGATCATCGACGACCAGCGTCCCAACCTGGACTTGATGGAGCAGCTGCTGGCCCGCGAAGGCCTGCACAACGTGCTCAGCAGCACCCAGCCGACCCGGGCGCTGGAGCTGTACAACAGCTTCGAGCCGGACCTGGTGATTCTCGACCTGCACATGCCGGACTTCGACGGCTTCGCGCTGATGGAGCAGCTCAATCGGCGCATCCCGCAGAACGACTACGTGCCGCTGCTGGTGCTGACCGCCGACGTGACCCGCGCCACGCGCCTGCGCGCCCTGGCCTTGGGTGCACGGGATTTCATCAGCAAGCCGCTGGATGCCCTGGAAACCATGCTGCGGATCTGGAACCTGCTGGAAACCCGTGCGCTGTACAAGGCGCTGCGGGCGCGGCTGAGCGAGCCGCAACTCGAAGCGCTGCTGCAACCGTTGGTGGCGCAGCGCCAGGGCCGGCGTTAGCGCTGAGTTAAATGGGCTTGGCGCCCATCACCGCCATGATCGCCACCAGCAGCACCATGATCAGCGCGGTATAGACCAGCACCAGGCGCAGCGACTTGGCGGGCACCGGGCCCTCGGCCTGGGCCTGCCAGGCGCCCAGGCGGCCGAGCAGCAACAGGCCGACGATCATCAGCACTGCGAAGAGGCCGCTGCCCAGCAGCAGCCATAGCTGGCTCAACGGCCAGCCGGCCAGGTTGACCATCCACCAGCCGGTTACCGGCAGGCTCAGCGCCAGCACGGCGAACACCGGCAGGCTGATGGTGCGGGTGCGCCGCAGCTTGCGTTGCAGCACCGCCCGGTCGCCGCCGCGCCAGGCTTTCCAGAGCATCAAGGCATGGGCCAGCACGCCCGCCAGCAACAGGATGCCGGGCAGCGCATGGAGGACTCTGATCAGCAGATAATGCTCCATCACGGTTTCCTTCGATTTCTTATGGAGAATGGCCCCGGGTATCGCCTCGCTCGACCCGGGCCACCGGTAGCACCTTGGTAGCCCGGGTGAAGCGGCGCGTCAGGGGAAGCGACTAGCCAAGAAACAGCTTGTAGGCCGGGTTGTCGCTCTCGTCCCAGTACGGATAGCCGATCTCGTCCAGCGCCGGTGCCAGCAGGTGGCGCTCGTCTTCCGGCACCTGCAGGGCCGCCAGCACCCGGCCATCGGCGGCGCCATGGTTGCGGTAATGGAACAGGGTGATGTTCCAGCGCCCGCCCAGCTTGTTGAGGAAGTTGAACAGCGCGCCCGGCCGCTCGGGAAACTCGAAGCGGAACACGCACTCGTCCGGCACCGCCGCGGCATGGCCGCCCACGGTGTGGCGGATATGCAGCTTGGCCAGTTCGTTGTCGGTCAGGTCGAGTACCGGGAAGCCCTGGCCACGCAGGTTTTCCACCAGGGCCGCCCGAGGGTCGTTCTCCGGGTGGGTCTGCACGCCGACGAAGATGTGCGCCTCGCCATCCTGGTGGTAGCGGTAGTTGAATTCGGTGATCTGCCGCTTGCCGATGGCCTCGCAGAACGCCTTGAAGCTGCCCGGGCGCTCCGGGATGGTGACGGCGATGATCGCCTCGCGCTTTTCCCCCAGCTCGGCACGCTCGGCCACGTGGCGCAGGCGGTCGAAGTTGACGTTGGCGCCGGAGTCGATGCCGACCAGCACCTGGCCACTGATCCCTTCCCGTTCGACGTAACGCTTGATTCCGGCCACGGCCAATGCGCCGGCCGGTTCGGTGATCGAGCGGGTATCGTCGTAGATGTCCTTGATCGCCGCGCAGATCTCGTCGGTGCTGACGGTGATCACCTCGTCGACATGATCCTTGCAGATCGCGAAGGTGTGCTGGCCGATCTGCGCCACCGCCACGCCATCGGCGAACAGCCCGACCTGGGGCAGCACCACGCGCTCCCCTGCGGCCAGGGCCTGCTGCAGGCAATTGGAGTCGTCCGGCTCCACGCCAATGACCTTCACCTCGGGACGCAGGTACTTGATGTAGGCGGCGATACCGGCGATCAGGCCGCCGCCGCCGACCGGCACGAATACCGCATCGAGGCGCCCCTGGTGCTGACGGAGGATTTCCATCGCCACGGTGCCCTGGCCGGCGATCACCAGGGGGTCGTCGTAGGGATGGATATAGGTGTAGCCCTTTTCCTCGACCAGCTTCAGCGAGTGGGCCAGGGCCTCGGGGAAGGCATCGCCATGCAGCACCACCTTGCCGCCCCGCGAACGCACACCCTGCACCTTGAGCTCGGGGGTGGTGCGCGGCATGACGATGGTCGCCTTCACGCCCATGTGCTTGGCGGCCAGGGCCAGGCCCTGGGCGTGGTTGCCGGCCGAGGCGGTCACCACGCCGCGGGCCAGTTCTTCGGGCGAGAGCTGCGCCAGCTTGTTGTAGGCGCCACGAATCTTGAACGAGTACACCGGCTGCAGATCCTCGCGCTTGAGCAGAATCTGATTGCCCAGGCGTTCGGAAAGCTGGCGAGCGGGTTGCAGCGGGGTTTCCACGGCAACGTCATAGACACGGGAGGTCAGGGTCTTCTTGACGTACTGTTCGAGCATGGCAGGCATCGCAGGCGGCTTCGAGGGGAATCGACGAGTCTAACATCAGGGGCTGCCATCGTTTCAGCACCAGCCGCGTTGCGGCGGAAAATTTCACCGGGCTGCAGAGGGCCACAACAGCAGCGATTTCCAAGATCTGCGGCGAGGCACAGTGAAATCTCCCCCCACAACCCAAGGGCAGGGCCGGCGCGGTCGCGCTGAAGCGACAGCAGCCCCTACCATCCGCCGAGCGACCATACGAATTCCGGGGTTTTGCCGGCTATAATCGCGACCTCGTTTCCTTCCTTCTCGTGGAACCCGCATGACCCAGGATCAGCTCAAACAAGCCGTGGCCCAGGCCGCCGTCGACTTCATCCTTCCCAAGCTCGACGCCAAGAGCGTGATCGGGGTCGGCACCGGCTCCACGGCCAACTGCTTCATCGACGCCCTGGCCAAGCACAAGCTGGAGTTCGACGGCGCCGTGGCCAGCTCCGAAGCTACCGCCGCGCGGCTCAAGGGCCACGGCATCCCGGTGTATGAACTCAATACCGTCAGCGACCTGGAGTTCTACGTCGATGGCGCCGACGAAAGCGACGAGCGCCTGAACCTGATCAAGGGCGGCGGCGCGGCCCTGACCCGCGAGAAGATCGTCGCGGCGGTAGCACGCACCTTTATCTGCATCGCCGATGGCAGCAAGCTGGTACCGGTGCTCGGCGCCTTCCCGCTGCCGGTGGAAGTGATCCCCATGGCGCGCAGCCACGTGGCTCGCGAGCTGGTCAAACTGGGCGGCGACCCGGTGTATCGCGAAGGCGTGCTGACCGACAACGGCAACGTGATCCTCGATGTGCACAACATGAGCATCAGCGACCCGGTGAAGCTGGAAGCGGACATCAACGCCATCGTCGGCGTGGTCACCAACGGCCTGTTCGCCGCGCGCCCGGCCGACCTGCTGCTGCTCGGTACCGCCGAAGGCGTGAAGACGCTGCAGCGCTAAGCGCTCGGGCTGGACAGGAGGAGGCCGAGTGAGCGATCACCCGGCCTTTTTTTCGAAGGTGTAGAACAGGTTGGGTTCGCTGATCATGTAGATCACGCCCTGCTCGTCCATGGCGATACCTTCGGCCTGGGGCACGGACGCCTCGAGCCCCTGCTGGCCGCCGACCAGCGACAGACTACTGACCGGTTCGCCCTTGGTATCCATTTCCACCAGCAGCCGCGAATCATCGGACAGCGCCAGCAGGTGACCGGTACGGGCATCGTATTGCAGGCTGGACAGATCACGGACGAACAGGCCGGCATCGCGCTCACGGTCATCGATGATGCGGATCGCCGAGGGGCTGTGCGGATCGAGATGCGGGAAGCCGTGCACCTCGTAGATACGCAGCGGATCACGCTCCTTGGCAATGAACAGGCGCTTGCCCGCCAGGTCATAGGCCAGGCCCTCGAAGCCCTTGTTCTTGGCCTCCATTTCCAGGCCCAGCGACAGCTGCTGGCCGTCGGCAGCATCGACCTGGGTGGTGGCGTCGTCGATGCGAACCTCCACCAGGCGCTGCGGGCGTTCATCGGCGATCACCAGGACGCCAGGGGCGACGTACTCCACGGCTTCCGGATCGCCGAAGCCGACCAGACGGATCTCGCGCAGCACCTTGCCGTCGAGCGACAGCTCGATCAACCGGGTATTCTGGTTGGTGACGGTAAACAGCGTTTTGCGCACCGGATCGTAGGCCAGCGCCGACACATCGTCGACAAGCCCTTCGATCACCTTGGCCTCACGGCTCACCCGATAGCCATCGAGCCACAGCGTGTTGGCCGGCGCCTCGGCGGGCTGTCGCACATTGAACCAGGCCCGCTCGAATACCCGGAACTCCTGGCCCCAGATGGCCAGCAGCAATGCCGCGACCAGTATCAGCAGCAGCACCAGGGCCTTGAGGGAAATCAGACGACGCATACCCGCTCACTCATGGAGAAATAAACAGGGTCGCTCAGCCTGGAGCGCCCACCCGACCGCGACGCTAACAGCCCTCGCCTCGCTTCACCAGCGCGGCAGCCGACTAATCGGCCTTGCTGAACACATAGAAGAGGTTGGGCTCGCTGGTCATGTACAGCACGCCCTGATCATCCATGGTGATGCCCTCGGCCTGCGGCACCGATTTCTTCAGGCCCTGCTGCCCTTGCAGCAGCGACAGGCTGCTGAGCGGCTTGCCGGCTTCATCCAGTTCGACGACCAGGCGCGACTCATCCGACAGTGCCAGCAGGTGGCCGGTCAGGCTGTCGTAGTGGAGGCTGGAGAGATCACGGACGAAGATGCCGGCGTCGCGCTTGCGGTCGTCGCGAATCTGCACGGGGTTCGGCGCTGCCGGATCGAGGTTGGGGAAACCCTGCACCTCGTAGATGCGCATGGGGTCGCGCTCCTTGGCCACGAACAGCCGCTGGCCCTTCAGGTCATAGGCCA harbors:
- the ptsP gene encoding phosphoenolpyruvate--protein phosphotransferase; this encodes MLNTLRKIVQEVNAAKDLKAALGIIVQRVKETMGTQVCSVYLLDPETNRFVLMATDGLNKRSIGKVSMAPNEGLVGLVGTREEPLNLENASEHPRYRYFAETGEERYASFLGSPIIHHRRVMGVLVVQQKERRQFDEGEEAFLVTMSAQLAGVIAHAEATGSIRGLGKQGKGIQEAKFVGVPGSPGAAVGTAVVVLPPADLEVVPDKSIDDIDAELKLFQNALEGVRADMRNLSERMATQLRPEERALFDVYQMMLEDAALGNEVVNVIKTGQWAQGALRHVVSEHINRFELMDDAYLRERASDVRDLGRRLLAYLQQARQQTLVYPDNCILVAEELSPAMLGEVPEGKLVGLVSVQGSGNSHVAIFARAMGIPTVMGAVELPYSKIDGIQLIVDGYHGEVFTNPSEILRKQYADVVEEDRQLTKGLDALRALPCETLDGHQMPLWVNTGLLADVVRAQERGAEGVGLYRTEVPFMIKDRFPSEKEQLAIYREQLTAFHPLPVTMRTLDVGGDKGLSYFPIKEENPFLGWRGIRVTLDHPEIFLVQVRAMLKASEGLNNLRILLPMISGIQELEESLHLIHRAWGEVRDEGTDVPLPPIGVMIEIPAAVYQTRDLARQVDFLSVGSNDLTQYLLAVDRNNPRVADLYDFLHPAVLQALTKVVEDAHAEGKPVSICGEMAGDPSAAVLLMAMGFDSLSMNATNLPKVKWLLRQISLSKAKDLLGQAMRIDNPQVIHSTLQLALRNLGLGRMLNPASGIQA
- a CDS encoding RNA pyrophosphohydrolase produces the protein MIDPDGFRPNVGIILTNDVGQVLWARRINQDAWQFPQGGINDRESPEEALYRELNEEVGLEEQDVKILACTRGWLRYRLPQRLVRTHSQPLCIGQKQKWFLLRLTSDEQRVRMDLTGKPEFDGWRWVSYWYPLGQVVTFKREVYRRALKELAPRLLARD
- a CDS encoding HAD family hydrolase, whose protein sequence is MRLALFDLDNTLLGGDSDHAWGDWLCERGILDGATYKARNDAFYQDYLAGRLNITDYLNFTLAIFGRTEMAQLDAWHREFMAECIEPIILPKALALLDRHRAAGDKLVIITATNRFVTAPIAARLGVDTLLATECEMVDGRYTGRTTDVPCFKEGKVTRLNRWMQENGFDLDGSTFYSDSMNDLPLLEQVSYPVAVDPDPKLMAEAEDRNWPIMSLR
- a CDS encoding SgcJ/EcaC family oxidoreductase: MKMHAIAAALLFCASTPLLAAPEQKPYRYDSLATAPAEAADREVAGLFDQWNQALQSGDVAKVVSLYSADAVLQPTVSNRVRANSAEIRDYFEHFLALKPVGEINYREIRRLSPTTALDSGVYTFHLTDAAGEKSDVQARYTFVYTLVDGQWKILNHHSSAMPEVVPTSVASKAKHL
- a CDS encoding sensor histidine kinase, with protein sequence MESPMHNDDSSALALRSQYRQWESRAARLSLLVDTGRQLGALPPREMGLRVLQRACAFCALDSGMVVCELAGEHQVLASHGALSSEQQVALLALSDSATPQAQCLPIDQGGLQLVIRLPLATAQGHSFGSVLLASAVRINPPDDEDLESLQLLATLFAAHLETQRLHGDLLARERTMSELVHRLLNAQEDERRRVAYDLHDGLAQTLAGLHQRLQGFASQCSVLPDAQQRELGTILDLAQRCVREGRQAINGLRPQLLDDFGLLHALDKEADRLRDAGHRVQWLQRSDARLPAHVEITLFRIAQEGINNILKHAGPCSVRIGLSSSEAGAILHIEDDGQGFEAPSHRPITGNSGLGLAAMGERASLLGGRLQCQSAPGRGTRLLAQVPHAEEIAP
- a CDS encoding response regulator; translation: MTTPLRLVLADDHEVTRAGFVAMLGGCDEFAVVGQAADGDSALQLCERLQPDIAILDIRMPGLNGLGAARLLQQRMPQLKVVMFTMYDSPEHLEAAIGAGAVGYLLKDATRDEVIAALRRVAAGEEALNSAVSARLLRRIADRSNAGTPPTDTLTNRERQVLGLVAGGFSNREIGEKLGISAGTVKTHVERVIAKLGVADRTQAAVRGIALGLVAQPAADWPGAAP